GAGATCCTTTTGTGGTTTGCATTAGAAAGAGGAAACCTAAATTTTGCTTTGTCCAGGAGACATTAATTCTGTTGTAATAAGAAAGGATCCCCACTTGAGGGGCTTTAGCTCCCAACTCCAGCTGCTGGTGTTTTCACTGAAGCAGGAGTGGCATATCTTGTTCTTGCTGTAAATTGCACGTATCTATTCTATTGGGAGGTATGTGAGTGGCTGTCTGATTGTATACATTTCTACATAAAACTGGCTCCTCAGTCTGATACTGGGATTTACAAAGTAATTATTTAagatatttcttaattaaatacCAAGGTGCTCTTAGTGAGAGATGCCAGAGCTGCTTCTGGACAGTTCAGCTTTCTGGAAAGATAGTTTTTCTAACCCAAAGAAAGTAGTGTTaggttttcaaaagcagcttaTAATTTGAGTGCTTCCACTTCTGGGTGAGTCATCAGCATGGCTTAGAATTCAGGGGCCATTTAGAGTATCATGCTGAACACTCAAAATACTTTAATACACcgtaggaaaaaaataatgatcttTATGCCTTGATTCTTAAATCCCATATACAGAGAGGAGAACTACCAACATGCCAAGGATACCTGGTGAAAAGAGAGCCAACTGAcattagctgtgtattttctgaAACAGGACTCACACTGTTAAGAGTTTTTCTATTGTCTCTTCCTTTGGTCTCCTTTACCTCAAACatcctttctccttccattcAGTTCATCCCATTGCCTTTTGTTTGCATCTTGAATTACAGTTAAGCTTCCTGTGTCTTCCTCTcagtcctgctgctgttcccattATTGCACTCTTGCAcatgcacagaaacacagcataTCTGTGCTGATAATTCTCTGTCCTGCCCTGAAATTCACACCTCAGAGTGATGATCACCCTTCctttcacttaattttttttatttgcatgttttattaAGATCCCACCACAGCCTCACTTAGTACCTCACATGAGCTAGACCCTAATCAGCATGCCATATAACAAAGTGAGCAGGGCTTCACAGCTGGTGATTCAagctctgaaaaattaaatctctctttgtctcttccatttcttcctgcACTGTTTTAGCAGCCCGCTTCCAGCCACCGCTCCCCATCCTCCCTTGTTATTGCCTTCTCTGCCTCTTATGTGCAGAGGAGAGACCTCTGGCCACACACTCATTGAGAGACTGCAGAGACCTGACTGCCAGCACCCCTGTGCAAAGGTGTAGATCCAGGATAAATACCTGCAGCAGAAATAACTGGATGTGCTGCAGGTGGATGGTTAATTCTTTTGTAACTTGCATGAATTGTTACTTATAGCTGAACCTGCCCCACAACGTTGCTGTTACGAGCTTTTTATCCCCTTTATAAACTTGTGCAGGCTCCCACAAGCATGTGTATAGGCAAGATGCTAGCAGACCAACATACAAGCTTCTCCTTAGACCTGTGCTGTTTGCGTTTGATGTTGTCCTGGTGTGGTGTGTGACATCCCATTCGTGGATCCTTGTCCTGACTTCCAGCATACCCAGGGGCTGCCTATGCAGAGACAAGCCTGCCAGAAATACAgtggttttgcttgtttttattatgCTGACAGAAGTGCACTGTGACTTCATGTATGCAAACTTCCTACTTTCACCTCCCAGTCTGCACTGAGTTCACTTACCATCACACTCACCTGGGGCCCAAGTCGGTCTCTGTCTCTACCAGACTGCAATATAGAAATTCCCCTCCTTTCCAGCAACCAAGGAGCTGCACCCTCTGAATGCACCTCATGTTGCCCATATTCCAGAGCAGGATCACTTTAAGCTGTCGCTGCACTTCTGAATCCACTCACTGAAGCTGTTCTTAGATGAGCATTTGGTGACCTTGTCCAAAGCAATATAAAGACTTTGGATTTTATTGCTGAAGAGGGAAGACAACCAACTTTTTCATTCTGGTGCTAGAATACTCTCCAGTGGTGCTTTCACAGATGTGAAGCCTTTGCTTGAGTAGTACACAAGAgtacatgtgtgtatgtgtgtgcgtGCATATGTATAAAAACATTCGGAGGGTTTCTTCATTTGGAAAGATCTGACCCCACGTTTGTCTTTAGATCGTTGGCCTTAATTTAGCTCCTGGATACTGCGTCtatcttgctgctgttttctgtatgaAGCTGgtttggaggaaaggaaagattGTCTGGTTCCCCTGTGAAATCTTGTTGACGGGTGATGTTGATCTTCACACAGTGTTGTTCGGGggtgaaattttatttttctaatattttttcctactgttaAAACTGTTGGAGTGTTTGGAACTGAAAAGATCGTTATGAAATGGACTGTCTGATAAAGATTTTAGTGTTACTTAATCAAAACCACAATTAATCTTAAGGTGGAACATAAATGAGCTCCATTTCCAGACCTTTTCCattctctgccttcctcagaACGTGCCCGTGTACTCCTTTGGGTGTGGGCTCGTTTGTCATGTTATGAGGCTTGGTGAAGGCTTTTAATGACTATGTTGTTATGCATTAGGAAGAATTTGGATTCTAGAATCTTTGTTGCAGTTCTGCAGCCTGGGTGCAGTTTGGCAGATGCCATCACTATTGTACACATACCTGTTTGATGGGATAGATAGAACAAGTTGCTGATTTCTGAAAGTCATCGTATCTTCTACTTAAAAGCTTAGACATGAAGTTGGTCACCGTGGCAATGTGGAAAAACTGCTGGCATCCACGGGCCAGATTCACTGGAATTTTGCCTGTCTGCTCAAGCAACCAATTTGGCTTGTGAATGTTTTATTCTCACTGTCTCTTCTTGGGTAGTGGGAGCACCTGTAAACGCTGCTGAACTGACCGGGTTCCTTTAAACAAGGCAGCTGAAATGAAGGGCTTGTGTTGCCTGTGGATgctgctatattttttttcttccaagtacCATTCCAGGAAATAACTATGGTCTTAACCTCTATCACAGCCATTTGTTAGAAGGCTAGAAAGGGCCAATTTGGCCAACAGAGTTcaactttaaatatatatatattcacacacgcatatacgtgtgtgtgtgtatatatgtatgtgaaCACAtacacatggcagcagagggcaatCATCATGGTTTTGAATGGAATTGATATCTCGAGAGGGTGTGGAGGACAACGTTGAGTCCTGAACCTTATTTCCTGTGGCAGAAATACTGTATGTCATGTACGTGTCCTTGTTCGGGGAGCTCTAACACTGTACAGTTTAGTTAAATTGTACTCCAGGGGGAGAAACTGTTCCTCGGAGGTTTTTAGTTCATGCTTTGTGTTTaaagaggaatatttttctttaaaaaataaaaatggaaaaattttCACCTTatgatgattttatttcttgggGAGCGGAGTGTTGTGGGGGGGGGCGAGGGAGATGGGATTCGGGCTTGTGTGTGTGGCTCTGCTCGGATTAGCTTTCATCTCTTTGCTCTGATGAGATCCAAAGTGAAAGCGTTACACTTTGAAGGCTTTCCTTCAGTAAAGGCAAGACATCTCCTGCCTCTAACttctctggtgctgctgcaccTCTGTTAGACGTCGCTGTCTCACGCTCACATAGGATAGGGGCTGTCTTTTATGTTCCTGTTTCCTTGGAGCCCTGATGTTGGCTGATGGCTGCAGGGCGGCCCGGTCACATCTCACACAAAATCACATGGGATTTCCAGTATTTTGGCAGGCAGAGGGTGGAATAAAAGAGTTCTGAATGCAGGCGCGTTGGTCCTGATCCAGTCATCCTGCAAATGTGTGCACACCAGAGAACCCAAGAGGAATGTTTGTATGCACAAGGACTGGGTGAATGCAAGGGCTGTTCAGAATTCATTTCTGGGCTCTGTTATAGtctttatgttttcattttgcagtgtaCTGGTAGCGTGCAAGGTGCCATTGACAAGCTTCTAGGCACAGCTCTATGAGGATAAGCTTGGAAGGCTGTGCTTGTCCTCTATTTATACTTCTGTAATTCATGCTTTACTTAGTTAAAATGTGCTGCTAATTTGTTTTAAGACCTGGCAACGTGTTCTATCTTTAAGTACCTAGAAACGTTGTGGTGGTTGTGTAGGACAGCCTGTATTTCTCAgactcttttcccttttccccccttctctCAGCAGTGGAGACCTGTTTGGTCCTGCCACCTCTTCTGTTCCCAACAAGGGTGTTCTgttactttcttttccattatcCAGGGGTTAGTAGAAAAAGAGCTGAACTGCAGGTGAGTCCTCTGTGCTCCATCACagagcctcctgctgctggcaggtcTGTTATGAGCAGTGGGGAAATTACATTCTTAATAATTTCCACATTTCCACCTGGGGTTGTCAAAGCACTCAGGGATCCGTACAGcgcttttcaaatgaaagccATGGCAGCACGCtttgacccatcaccaccaagctgctgctgagagctgctgtaAGCTGGGATTGACAGACTgagcattttccttctcttcctcagctTTGCACGACAGCTTTTGGAGAAGCGGAACTGATGCCATCCAGACTAGTGAGTTGCGAGTTTGGCTTTTTCAAATTAAGAGTTGATCCATTTATTAACTGCGATCGCAGAAAGGAGGGCGTGAGTTTGAACCACGTTACTGGCTAAGGTAGGTAACTGTCATCCTTTACCGACACGTTTGGACGCACTCGGTGAGTGGCGGGGCTGCCACGTTGGCGGCCGTTGCCCCGCGGGGGGCTCCTCTCAGCGCTGCGGGGCGAGCCGACCCCACGGGCATTTGAACCCACAAACAGGGGCGAGCGGCTCGAGGGCCCCGCTCTCCCCGAAGGGGACAGCCCCTTCCCCGCGCCGCTTTCCCCCGCTGTGACCTCGTGCCCCCGAGGTGCCCGCCGCACCTGCTGCCTTCGCCCGCTGCCGTGCTTGGGTTTGCCGAGGCGATGCGCCGTTCTGACCCGTCCGCGACCCCAACCGCTCCGGGGCCGAGGcggggagggagagaagagggcTCGGAGGtgcgggccggggccggggcacAGCGGGGCAGAGCCGGAGCGCGGCGGGGCCATGGGGGACGCGGAGCCCGGCGAGGCGCGGCCCCCGTCGGGCAGCCCGGCCCCGCAGAAGCCGCCTTACACCTACGCGGCTCTCATCGCCATGGCCATCCGGGCCAGCCCCGAGCAGCGCCTGCCGCTCAGCGGCATCTACAGCTACGTCGCGGGCCGCTTTCCTTATTACCGCCGCGGCCCTAAGGGCTGGCAGAACAGCATCCGCCACAACCTCAGCCTCAACCCCTGCTTCCTCCGCCTGCCCCGCCGCTCCGGCGCCCCGCACCGCGGCGGCGAATGGGCGCTGGACCCCGCCTTCCAGGACGCGCTCCCGGGGGGCGGttgccgccgccgccgccgttcgagcctcccccccccgccgccgccgctccccggCTGCTCGTGCGGtgcccgccccgcgctgccccgcggCTGCAGCCGCCCCGAGTTGCCCGCCTGGAGCCCGCTCTGCTGCCCGGGGTTCCCGCAAGCGTTGCCCGCCTGGAGCCCGCCCTGCCGCCCGGAGTCCCAGCGAGCGCCGCCCGCCTGGAGCCCGCCCTGCTGCCCGGGGTCCCCGCTAGCGCTGCCCGCCTGGAGCCCGGGGCCGtccccagcgctgccctccgGGAGCTCGGCTTCGCCCCCGCTGCAGCCCGCCTGGCCGCTGCCCGGCGTCCCCGCCGCCGCCCAGTGCCCGCCCGAGCCGGGCCCCCACCGCCCTCTGGCCGCCAGCGGGGCCCCGGTGCTGCCCTGAGGCTTCCACGTTCCGTCCTGCCCGCTTTCCTGGGGATTCGACTTGTAGAAGGTCCATCCGTCGGAAGTGTGCGAAGGAAGATTGGCCTGGAAGATTCTTGTAGGTTGAGCAGATCCCCGTTGCGTTGCAGCGGCTGCGATGTGCTGCCgtgttttgcagagctgtgaaTTATCTCCTCTGCAGCAATTTGTCAGTTCAGATTTGTTGGTGTTTGAACCTTAAGACAACCCTGGAGGGGGCTTGGGCAAGCTCACCTGCGCGTCGTGTCTTCTTGGATCTGGAAGTATACGGAAGGTCAAGGGATGCCACTCCTTGTGGAAGTGAAATTTGGCTTTGCTACAGGAACAATATTTTTGCAAGTGTCCTTAAACTCATTAACTCATTCTTGAGCTGTTATTTCAAGCTGATGTATATCTGTAAGCGATAcgtgtatttttcagttttgtagagaaaaaaataaccaaccCACAAAGATCTTTGGAGTAACGCCGGGAATCTTATCACTTTGTGCttaaagcagagctgcaggaggttTTGTACACAGCCAGGGTTTATTTTGTAGTGTTGCTTCTTAGAGATGTTTACATACATTTgttcttaacatttttcttccaagtgaAGCTATAATTATTTTATGAGGGTGTTTCCcccttttcatttcagagtcGTTTCTGTGCTTCCCCCTCAAAATAAGGGTCAGGGACCAAGTATGCTTCCAGTAAGAGCTGCATTTAAGTTTGTTAAGGAAAAGTTGAAATACTGTTTGTGCAGTTTGTGCACTTTGCCATAGGTTACGTTTCATGAATTGTTCAATACTCCCCGTTAGAGTCCATGACTTTGGAAAGGACTTGAACTGACTTGGCCCTTTTTTGTTCACCCGTAAAAGAAGCTGCGGATTAAACCCGGTTTCGTAGtttgtattttaacattttcttgtaCTTAAGAAATGATTCTGGGTGCTGTCTTTAAATTCTAAGAACGCAATGTCAATGAAACGTGGAAATGCTGTCAGATTCAGCCCGGGCGACAACTTTGAGGCCGGTCTTGCAGGATACGCATTAAAGACGCTGCAGTTCTGTTGTTCTCCACGTTGCTCTTTGTCTCCCTGCACTCACCCCCAGTGCCCCCACGCAGGTGGCAATAAAATCAATATAGCACCCTCAGAGGAACACAGCCATAAAGGAATTGTTGCATCTTGGAGCTTGCAGTAAGGATGTAAGGACAACAAGGGCTGCTAGGGTTCAGGTTTTAAAACTGCATCCTTctgttttggagaagtttttaGGTCCCTGCTGTGGTTTAGGTCATATATGAATAATGCACGTTTGTGAAACTATCGCTGCTGCGTTTGGGGTATGAAGCTTGAGCTCTGGACAGTCATTAATTCCACTGCGCACAACAATTAGGAAAATAAGAAGAGTTTCTGAAAGTCGGTGTTTCCATGTGTGTGCTTCTCACCTTGCTCTTCCAGCCGAGCTGCGTTTTGTTGCCAGTTAGCGTGACCACACATCGCCGGTTTGGGTactgggggaaaagaagagCATCCCTTCCCCCCGGCTGGGTTTCCCCTAGGTTCTGCTGAGGGCTTTTGTCTGCTCTGTGTTGGCTTTCTGGCAGCTGTGGGCCATGGGCTGGGCCACCTATGTCATGCGATTGTGGGCAGAGGCTGTGGAGCTGGGACCTCCTGAGGAGGCTGCCTTGTGGGGAGTGCCCTTACACATAGGAAAGGGGAACAAGAACTGATTCTGTTTCTGGAGGGGCTGTGTGTGTTTTCCCCAGGTCACCTGCTGCCAAGGGCAGGTGTCAGCAGCCCCACTCAGggcctggcagctgcagcccatcCATGCTAACAAGGCCTAGAAGCTTCTGTGGGGCAGTGGGTGCAGGGGCTCCTGCGTTTTGTGCTTTCTGCTCCCTTGTGGGGAGATCTACCCCTGTCTTTTGGATTTATATTTTGGATTTGGGCTTGCTTTTGGAGCACAGCTCTATGTGATCCGGTGGCTACCTGGCAGGACGTGGATTGGGTAAGTGATGGCAATTTCTCCCCTCCATCAGGGGCTGCTCTCTGTCTTCCCTGCTGTGGGTGCCATCTTCTGTGTGCGCCCACCAAACACATGGATAAGGCTGAATTTAAATTCCCTTGTGTAAAGCTTGCTCTTTCCCCATTACTCCTCTTGAAACAAGAGATAGTAAGCACATAAAGTGGATTGTATAGGCCCATTTCTGGTTGTTTCTGGAGGCTCTGTGCCCGCTCACGAGGCACTCAGCAGCTCTCTCAAATCCAGCGTGCGAGATCAAGTCACACATCTGCTGTAATGTATGGCGTTCTGTGTCAGGATGGTGTGTTCTGAGCGAGTGACCTGCTGCCCGTGTGCCTGCTGCCAGGATCTTGGGCTCTTAAAGGGACTGGACTTTTAGCAGCCTGTTTAAATTGCTAAGAGTTATGTTTGCGCTTTGTTGGTTCCACAgcttttccatttgtgtttgCCACTAGATGGTGCGTTTGTACCAGCACACCGAGGCTGGGGATTGCTGTTAGGGAGGCTGTCGTGGTCTTTGGTGATGCTGACTGCAACTCCTTCCCTTCCAGAAAATGAAACGGGGAGGATGTGTAGGAGCAGTGTAAAAGGGAGATGGGATTGGATGTTCAGCTGCAGTGGTTTGTTCTGCTCACCTCTTCCTAGCAGCATTCCCTGTTATCTTGGGCTtggttcatttttcttaaagtgaTGGCACTTATGGACGTGTTCCTACAGATGTAGGCATCATGTGCTGTATTCCTTGTGAGAACAGTAGGGATGCACAGCGGGAAAGACATCTGTGGGCCAGTTATTTGGATTGCAGACTGCATTGGTAGGGGCTTTGTGCTTTCCTCCTTTCACGCTCCTTATTGCTCCTGTTTTGTCCCTTCTTTAGGTAATCATGAATAAAAGAGCCACAGTTCCATTGGCAAAAAGGTCTCTTGCAGGAATGTCTTGGTGTGATTGCTACAGAGTGAATCATCTGTTCTAGCCAGCTCCCTTCTCCAGAGCATCCAACTGTAAGCAGGGATGGTCTCTTCCAAAGGATGATTCAGATCGTTTAGCTGACTTCCCTGCTCTGAATCACTCTTTGTAGGAGCACCTCTTTTCACCAGTGATTTGAAAATTCAGAACAATCAGTCTAAGAGCACAGGAAGAGTTGGTGCCAGCGAAAGGAGGTGCTGGGAATCTCCCTCGGTCTTGTTCAGGCACTCGTGCACAGCCCCTCTTGCTTCTGTGGTTGGAATAGAAAactgcagcactggctgcatTTAAATCAGAGAGATTGTTCATGGTTTGCATGGCTTTTCTAGCAGCTCTGAAGTACTGGGGCCTCTCCTGTGTTTTGCATCCCACAGGCAGTGAAGGCTCTTATTGGTGAGCCCCTTTCTCTTGGGTTTGTGACCGCGTTTAGAAAACTCGAcctctgcttatttttcttcaagtttcttCTTCGGTCAACATTCTTATTGGTTTTATAAATAAACCACAGCATAGCATATCCCTCTGCAAGCAATACAAGTCTTTGAAAATGGCTATGAAAATACTACACTCCCTTTTCCCACCAGTGGGTATCAGACTGTTAAATTCCTTTCCATTATATCGTCTCACATCTGTCTTCACTTCTTTCCCTTATTGATTTTTAGCAATTGAAATAATAGTTCTATATGTCACTAGCAGTGGAAAAGAAGGACAGTTTATCAATGCACCGTGCCAAATTAGTGTAGGTATAGGAGATTTAATTGTCAATATCCAAGCTGAGTGCAGAGTGGAGAGATGCTGTGCTATGTTAAGGTTCATATCTGACCCTGAGCTGTCATTTGCTATGGGATTATTGGGCTATTTTGTGGCTTCATATTGTGAACTGTTACCTGCTATGGCTCAGATCGTGCATGCTTATCCCACCTGCACTCGCTTGAAATTTTGAGCTTAGTCTTCAGAAACACTGGTCAAGATGGTTCTTGGCtatatttgcttattttcccttctttgcaTCAGCAGGATTCTCGTGacattgctgcttttccttttatccaCTTGACTGATTTATATCAAAGTAGAAGGGTTATGTGCAGAGATAATGTTGAAAATACCTTGTATGATGTGGAAGCCACAGCATTTACTTGTTTGATAGGGGTTTGCTTGGCATTTCTCTCCCCAGTACGCTGTTTTTGCCCCTGATGTTTTCTCATCGCCACCCTTTAATCTCTCAGCCTTGTGTAAAAGGCTGAAACAATAAGGCTGTAAGCAATGAAGGCTCCAATAGAAGAGGAACCTGTTGGCAGAAGTTGCCAACAGAGGGTGGACTGGGAGAGCTGTGAATGCAGAGAGTCACTAACAAACTGATCTGCTGTCCCTCTTCAATAGCTGATGCCGTCTGCCTTTTCTGCCACGTGGAAGCACACAGCAGGTGCTAGGACTTGTGCTGATAGCAAAGTGCAGCATTCTTACTGGGGGCCTCTGATACTCCACAACCTGCGGGTTTATTCTGGCTTTCTTGATATCAGCCACACTCCCGTCTCCTTCCCCCAGACCTGCAGAGTCAAGTGAGAAACACTTCCTTCGCGCTGCTGGATTTCCCCTCCTGCAGTGGCTCTCTGGCCATGCAACTCCGTAACCGGTTTCCCGTCAAGAGCAAAAGTACAGTGTTTCTCACCAAAAACGTGGCCTGTGGTAagggggtgggaagggaagaggaggtgGGGTGCGTGCGGGGGgagctgttgctgctgcagtttcatGCCTCTATCtgtattctttctcttctctgcatGGCTTCCTGTTTTTTCACACCACTGCTCTTTGAAACAACAAGCTGCAAGGGAGGACGGGGTGGAGGTTAGAAGGCTGGAAGAAGCCTCTGGCAACACTTGAGAAAGATTGGTGCTGGCTCTGGAAGAGGTAGCGCGTGCTTCTGTGTTCCTCTGGGTGAGATCCTGCTGTTGTGCACCGCAGAAGTGGCTCtctgcagaggtgctgctgtggtGACCCATTCCCTTTCCCGTTTGGCAGTTGTCTTCCTGAGTCGCTCTTGAGTGGACAAAATCAGAATTTGCCCTAAATTTAGGCATCCTGCTATAGTAAGTCAGATGTAGTCCGTGTCAGAtagagctgaaaaacaaatcacCACTTCTGATTCGTGCagcatttgggatttttttagTGGTTggttgttattttgtttgtttgttttaaaatgcagtctAGTGTGTAAAATGAGCAACCATCCAGGTTGAAGGGGAACACTGATGTGTTGCCTTACCTTACCGTGACCTTGGGCAGTCAGCAACTCATACAGGGGCTAGACAATCGTGATATTCTCAGAGAAGAGGTTCTCAAACTCTGAGCCAGCGGCAATCgctaatattttgcaaatattactgaaaattcTGACAAGCCCTGACTTCTGGTTTCCAGGTGCCTGGCAGCATTCACAGAATACCAAGACACACTAGGAACTTTGCTGTCAGTGTAATTCCTCTGTTTACTTTATTGTGAGAGGGGAAATGGTATGTTGAATCATTGCTGAAGGCAAAACGTGAAGAAAGAGATTTCTAGGACATCGCTTGGATGAAGGAGCTGCACTATGGGGTGTCTTGCTTGAATCAACCCTAACAGGATTTTGTTACCAACGTtgctggaaaacatttattcCAGTTTCTCACAAATTTATCATCTGTAAGACTCTGGTTAAATCTGAAACTCGCcttcattagaagaaaaacctgcaggctgaaggagctgctcTGCCATATAGGCCTACTAGTACCATACTCCCTTTGATATCTGATCTGTGTTCTTGCTCAGCCCCGTGTGCTTCAGAGAAAGGCACAAGGAGGCCTGTGCTTTAGGTCAGTATGACTGGTGCAGAACGAGAGATTAATTTTCTTATGAAATCAGCATTGCTGCTTTGTCTGGCAGTGAGTCAAAAGATAAATTctttagaagcaaaaaaaaatttgaggAATGGAGCCTGATGGCTGCGGATAAATTTGGTCCAATGTGAGACACCAGTGCTTCCCAGACACTACTTTTACTCGTTTATTGGTTTGCTAACGTGTTGCTAAGTGACTTGAAAAGCACCTCTTCTGGATGTTTGATTGCAGAGTCCAGAGAAAGGTAAATAGAGGATTAAGTCACGAAGGCTAGTTCTGGCAATGGCTCCTCTCTGCAAGAGGCAGATGGGCAGGCGGCAGAGCGCAGCTGCTCGTGGAGTTCCTCATTTGCCAGACAGTGCTGtaggaagaagatgaaaaatgggaaagataGCATCAATTATTGAGccttgtaaaaaataattagtgaGACAACAGCAGGCAAatgggcagggaggaggagagaagcagctgcCAAAGCATGGAATGATAGCACTCGGTCCGAGatagaaaaggaaggggaatTGGGTAAGATGCCCCTTTAATCAGCCACCGGGGAGAGATGTAGAAAATTAATGTATGAGCTTTGCATGTGGATTAGAATGGGGCAAGGACGGAGGGGACGTTGCCTTTCAGTTGTCCTCTCTTTGCTTTCATCAGACTCTTGCAGATAAAGCCATTTTCATAGCTTGGTCTCAGCTGATGTTACTGGTGGTACCTGATCTGACCAGTGATATCAGGAGAGGCAGGAACAGCGCGTGCAAATGTTTGCTAAGCAGCAGAGGGGTTGCCTGTTTTTTCTGTAACCGGTCTGTTACCAGAACTGTAAGTGAACTGGACAGACTGCTGGTTGGTCCTGCTTGCCAACTGACAGGAACAAGCTTCCATTAGGA
The sequence above is a segment of the Numida meleagris isolate 19003 breed g44 Domestic line chromosome 20, NumMel1.0, whole genome shotgun sequence genome. Coding sequences within it:
- the LOC110408759 gene encoding forkhead box protein L2-like, translated to MGDAEPGEARPPSGSPAPQKPPYTYAALIAMAIRASPEQRLPLSGIYSYVAGRFPYYRRGPKGWQNSIRHNLSLNPCFLRLPRRSGAPHRGGEWALDPAFQDALPGGGCRRRRRSSLPPPPPPLPGCSCGARPALPRGCSRPELPAWSPLCCPGFPQALPAWSPPCRPESQRAPPAWSPPCCPGSPLALPAWSPGPSPALPSGSSASPPLQPAWPLPGVPAAAQCPPEPGPHRPLAASGAPVLP